A genomic region of Caenorhabditis elegans chromosome V contains the following coding sequences:
- the T09F5.20 gene encoding Transposase (Confirmed by transcript evidence) yields the protein MYPAKTTTHQPTTSADLEQLRYKFSKVHFPL from the coding sequence ATGTATCCTGCAAAAACGACAACACATCAGCCCACTACAAGCGCTGATCTAGAACAATTgagatataaattttcaaaagttcactTTCCATTATAA
- the T09F5.1 gene encoding Hexosyltransferase (Confirmed by transcript evidence): protein MKSTQFLIFITLVVIFLTCTRLLSKGLSEQDERCSQAEWKTSTLLNSSRDFGSHYEISFADIQGSFEWLYLPKFELNNPEILLIATSRPDDFSRRNAIRKTWMNQKTNQITSFFMVGLSSKTDEKVRDIVMREAELYRDIVVTSLEDSYTKLAFKTLSILLYAVSKVPSAQLIGRVDGDVLFFPNLFQSFLDKDNYFINTNNSSIYGYIAEEGKPTTSKCCKSRNFLFPFKCSNYLSFLSGPFFLLTRPAAEKLLNASKHRDFHQIDDQLITGQMADDAGVKRINLPMIHMFPEPTNDFVFAWHNTLNDFQYVKAYKDRIAHLPL, encoded by the exons ATGAAATCTAcccagtttttaattttcattactTTAGTTGTGATATTTCTAACAT GTACGAGATTGTTGTCGAAGGGACTATCTGAACAAGATGAGAGGTGCTCACAAGCCGAGTGGAAGACCA GCACTCTTCTCAACTCCTCACGTGATTTTGGATCTCACTACGAAATATCTTTCGCAGATATTCAAGGCTCATTCGAATGGCTTTATTTACCAAAGTTTGAATTGAATAATCCTGAAATTTTACTTATTGCCACTTCAAGACCTGacgatttttctagaagaaACGCGATTCGAAAGACTTGGATGAACCAAAAAACTAATCAAATAACATCCTTTTTTATGGTTGGATTGAGTTCCAAAACTGATGAAAAAGTACGAGATATTGTGATGAGAGAAGCTGAATTATATCGAGATATTGTGGTTACAAGTTTGGAAGATTCTTATACAAAACTAGCTTTTAAa ACCCTTTCAATTCTTCTCTACGCTGTATCAAAAGTGCCATCTGCTCAACTAATTGGAAGAGTGGATGGCGACGTTCTGTTCTTTCCAAATTTGTTCCAGTCATTTCTTGATAAAGATAATTACTTTATCAACACGAATAACTCCAGTATTTATGGATATATTGCTGAAGAAGGGAAACCAACTACGTCGAAATGTTGTAAATC ACGTAACTTTTTGTTCcctttcaaatgttcaaattacCTTTCGTTTCTTTCTGGACCATTCTTCCTGTTAACACGTCCTgcggctgaaaaattattgaacgCGTCTAAACACAGGGATTTTCACCAG ATTGACGACCAACTTATCACTGGACAAATGGCTGATGATGCTGGTGTTAAAAGAATAAATCTTCCAATGATACATATGTTTCCTGAGCCAACAAATGATTTCGTTTTTGCGTGGCACAATACATTGAATGATTTTCAATATGTGAAGGCGTATAAAGATAGGATTGCTCACCTTCCGCTATGA
- the T09F5.2 gene encoding Extensin-like (Partially confirmed by transcript evidence) — protein sequence MPDGPESETFQRRSYNTNLGTQNNRRHNSMTSFFIGFTVSAVFVLIAFGVSFIYFAQYDRTVKIIPKELEKSSRKSSLPNSSEIPSTISVETTTKTTNLEPSSISPAPDKTEPTSSELPPTITKELTAAISRSEPSTSTPAPTILYPAPPVAIQKEPELSLAKKGIRETKRVLNQIRGWLRD from the exons ATGCCTGACGGACCTGAAAGTGAAACGTTCCAACGAag GAGCTATAATACAAACCTGGGGACGCAAAATAATAGAAGACACAACTCGATGACTTCATTTTTCATCGGTTTCACAGTTAGTGcggtttttgttttgattgcATTTGGAGTTTCTTTTATCTATTTCGCTCAATACGATCGTACAGTGAAAATAATACCAAAAG aacttGAGAAATCCAGCCGAAAATCATCTCTACCTAATTCTTCTGAAATACCATCAACTATTTCAGTTGAAACGACTACGAAGACTACAAACTTAGAGCCTTCATCCATTTCTCCAGCTCCAG ACAAAACTGAGCCTACCTCGTCTGAACTTCCACCAACTATCACAAAAGAACTTACAGCAGCGATTTCACGTTCAGAGCCTTCAACTAGTACTCCAGCTCCAACAATTTTATATCCGGCACCACCAGTTGCGATACAAAAAGAGCCGGAATTAAGTCTCGCGAAAAAAGGTATAAGAGAAACAAAACGAGTATTGAATCAGATTAGAGGATGGCTTCGAGATTGA
- the T09F5.20 gene encoding uncharacterized protein (Confirmed by transcript evidence) produces MLSIPMPSYSSFPSFPRNSNSHQVISFLQVLLIIFLFLTIFFCIAKFQSKDSAHSIFYETTTTVSFFNESTNSVIKEFTELSETNITAATMYPAKTTTHQPTTSADLEQLRYKFSKVHFPL; encoded by the exons ATGTTATCAATTCCAATGCCTTCTTATTCATCGTTTCCTTCATTCccaagaaattcgaattcgcACCAAGTAATTAGTTTTCTGCAAGTTTTACTTATAATTTTCTTATTCCTTACCATATTCTTCtgtattgcaaaatttcaatctaAAG acTCTGCGCACagcattttttatgaaaccACCACTAcagtctcatttttcaatgaatctACAAATTCAGTTATTAAGGAATTCACTGAATTATCGGAAACGAATATAA CTGCCGCAACTATGTATCCTGCAAAAACGACAACACATCAGCCCACTACAAGCGCTGATCTAGAACAATTgagatataaattttcaaaagttcactTTCCATTATAA
- the K08F9.3 gene encoding GH18 domain-containing protein (Confirmed by transcript evidence) produces MAHFNPYDPDSISPDVFDPYDSTPYVPDAYNPDMFNPYNNTVPDYIPVPSRPDPQSIYFPTVIGNANRRPFAGLYVKILLGCLVLLFFFGDLFYFILNVKVTTPDQCDKQLIGYYNGIEGRNILENQFHNLTHAVFTSEFVNENGSFENSHKEQEFLECRKKLGESNSTAKIMIAMGFNKGSCKIDCITSFIEKYQVDGVELHWNHNEHFLSQLETTRNLKNRLKKISNSKLLGVSASSNWSRVTELDQVLEVADFVNIELHDNLRSDNLHAGV; encoded by the exons ATGGCGCATTTCAACCCTTACGATCCTGATTCCATCAGCCCAGACGTATTCGATCCATACGACTCTACCCCGTATGTCCCTGATGCTTACAACCCGGATATGTTCAATCCTTATAACAATACCGTCCCAGATTACATTCCAGTCCCAAGCCGACCGGATCCTCAAAGTATCTACTTTCCTACAGTAATTGGCAATGCAAATCGTAGGCCATTTGCCGGTTTATacgttaaaattttattgggCTGCTTggtattattatttttctttggtgatttgttctattttattttgaatgttAAAGTTACAA CTCCCGATCAATGTGATAAGCAACTAATCGGCTACTACAATGGAATAGAGGGacgaaatattttggaaaatcaatttcataATCTAACTCACGCAGTTTTTACATCAGAATTTGTCAATGAAAACGGctcttttgaaaactcacacaAAGAacaagaatttttggaatgcagaaaaaaattaggtgaaTCGAATTCAACGGCGAAGATTATGATAGCTATGGGCTTTAATAAAGG atCCTGCAAAATTGACTGCATCACTtctttcattgaaaaataccaAGTAGACGGCGTGGAACTACATTGGAACCATAATGAACACTTTTTAAGTCAACTAGAAACTACTAGAAATCTTAAGAATCGACTAAAAAAGATATCCAATTCCAAGCTCCTGGGTGTTTCAGCATCCTCCAACTGGTCTAGGGTGACCGAGCTTGATCAAGTTCTAGAGGTGGCAGATTTTGTGAACATTGAGCTTCATGACAATTTGAGGAGTGACAATTTACATGCAGGAGTTTGA
- the K08F9.3 gene encoding GH18 domain-containing protein (Confirmed by transcript evidence), protein MWYLFNPYDNTGRASPAYLPVPNHAVPFYDPTVIGNKTRRSYFSIQSCFVNFCSKIIMGCFVILFLFSLNFGIYSLVSHSDHAQSKTPDQCDKQLIGYYNGIEGRNILENQFHNLTHAVFTSEFVNENGSFENSHKEQEFLECRKKLGESNSTAKIMIAMGFNKGSCKIDCITSFIEKYQVDGVELHWNHNEHFLSQLETTRNLKNRLKKISNSKLLGVSASSNWSRVTELDQVLEVADFVNIELHDNLRSDNLHAGV, encoded by the exons ATGTGGTACTTGTTTAATCCTTATGACAATACCGGCCGAGCATCACCAGCCTACCTTCCCGTTCCAAATCACGCAGTACCATTTTATGATCCTACAGTAATTGGCAACAAAACCCGCAgatcatatttttctattcaaagctgctttgtcaatttttgtagtaaaaTTATTATGGGATGctttgttattttgtttttattttctttgaacTTCGGAATATACAGTTTAGTGTCACATTCAGACCATGCACAATCTAAAA CTCCCGATCAATGTGATAAGCAACTAATCGGCTACTACAATGGAATAGAGGGacgaaatattttggaaaatcaatttcataATCTAACTCACGCAGTTTTTACATCAGAATTTGTCAATGAAAACGGctcttttgaaaactcacacaAAGAacaagaatttttggaatgcagaaaaaaattaggtgaaTCGAATTCAACGGCGAAGATTATGATAGCTATGGGCTTTAATAAAGG atCCTGCAAAATTGACTGCATCACTtctttcattgaaaaataccaAGTAGACGGCGTGGAACTACATTGGAACCATAATGAACACTTTTTAAGTCAACTAGAAACTACTAGAAATCTTAAGAATCGACTAAAAAAGATATCCAATTCCAAGCTCCTGGGTGTTTCAGCATCCTCCAACTGGTCTAGGGTGACCGAGCTTGATCAAGTTCTAGAGGTGGCAGATTTTGTGAACATTGAGCTTCATGACAATTTGAGGAGTGACAATTTACATGCAGGAGTTTGA
- the K08F9.3 gene encoding GH18 domain-containing protein (Partially confirmed by transcript evidence) — protein sequence MHSYSPLFDDVLYDFHIRRRKRKVRIAICLVIFVFIFVFSTLAWYCHAHPKIPPDQCDKQLIGYYNGIEGRNILENQFHNLTHAVFTSEFVNENGSFENSHKEQEFLECRKKLGESNSTAKIMIAMGFNKGSCKIDCITSFIEKYQVDGVELHWNHNEHFLSQLETTRNLKNRLKKISNSKLLGVSASSNWSRVTELDQVLEVADFVNIELHDNLRSDNLHAGV from the exons atgcatagcTACTCCCCGCTGTTTGACGATGTTCTTTACGACTTCCATATtaggagaagaaaaagaaaagtgagaaTTGCAATATGTCTGgtcatttttgtatttatcttTGTATTTTCAACTTTGGCATGGTACTGTCATGCTCATCCGAAAATAC CTCCCGATCAATGTGATAAGCAACTAATCGGCTACTACAATGGAATAGAGGGacgaaatattttggaaaatcaatttcataATCTAACTCACGCAGTTTTTACATCAGAATTTGTCAATGAAAACGGctcttttgaaaactcacacaAAGAacaagaatttttggaatgcagaaaaaaattaggtgaaTCGAATTCAACGGCGAAGATTATGATAGCTATGGGCTTTAATAAAGG atCCTGCAAAATTGACTGCATCACTtctttcattgaaaaataccaAGTAGACGGCGTGGAACTACATTGGAACCATAATGAACACTTTTTAAGTCAACTAGAAACTACTAGAAATCTTAAGAATCGACTAAAAAAGATATCCAATTCCAAGCTCCTGGGTGTTTCAGCATCCTCCAACTGGTCTAGGGTGACCGAGCTTGATCAAGTTCTAGAGGTGGCAGATTTTGTGAACATTGAGCTTCATGACAATTTGAGGAGTGACAATTTACATGCAGGAGTTTGA
- the K08F9.3 gene encoding GH18 domain-containing protein (Partially confirmed by transcript evidence), with product MTHFNPYGPDPTNSDVFDPYDSTPYVPDAYNPDTFDPYNNIGSALNYFPVRSRPEPISISTVIDNEYRRPYVSIQNCLSDLCGQIIMGCSVLLFLFVLIFGIYSLVSHSGHVQSTTPDQCDKQLIGYYNGIEGRNILENQFHNLTHAVFTSEFVNENGSFENSHKEQEFLECRKKLGESNSTAKIMIAMGFNKGSCKIDCITSFIEKYQVDGVELHWNHNEHFLSQLETTRNLKNRLKKISNSKLLGVSASSNWSRVTELDQVLEVADFVNIELHDNLRSDNLHAGV from the exons ATGACACATTTCAACCCTTACGGTCCTGATCCCACTAACTCAGACGTATTCGATCCATATGACTCTACCCCGTATGTCCCTGATGCTTACAACCCGGATACATTTGATCCTTACAACAATATCGGTTCAGCACTAAACTATTTTCCAGTCCGTAGCCGCCCAGAACCTATTTCTATTTCTACAGTAATTGACAATGAGTATCGAAGACCATATGTTTCCATTCAAAACTGCTTATCAGATTTATGTGGTCAAATTATCATGGGATGTTCTGtccttttgtttttatttgttttgatcTTCGGAATATATAGTTTAGTGTCACATTCCGGTCATGTACAATCTACAA CTCCCGATCAATGTGATAAGCAACTAATCGGCTACTACAATGGAATAGAGGGacgaaatattttggaaaatcaatttcataATCTAACTCACGCAGTTTTTACATCAGAATTTGTCAATGAAAACGGctcttttgaaaactcacacaAAGAacaagaatttttggaatgcagaaaaaaattaggtgaaTCGAATTCAACGGCGAAGATTATGATAGCTATGGGCTTTAATAAAGG atCCTGCAAAATTGACTGCATCACTtctttcattgaaaaataccaAGTAGACGGCGTGGAACTACATTGGAACCATAATGAACACTTTTTAAGTCAACTAGAAACTACTAGAAATCTTAAGAATCGACTAAAAAAGATATCCAATTCCAAGCTCCTGGGTGTTTCAGCATCCTCCAACTGGTCTAGGGTGACCGAGCTTGATCAAGTTCTAGAGGTGGCAGATTTTGTGAACATTGAGCTTCATGACAATTTGAGGAGTGACAATTTACATGCAGGAGTTTGA
- the K08F9.4 gene encoding uncharacterized protein (Confirmed by transcript evidence): MSSNSRNSTQRELVCLSSSDSENEEEEEEEEIQPGPADSSESENPSSSSDSSSSDSDSDSDAAPKKNIIAPRRRGVLLQHHLNVLPETRRLIICSGQKIDENFFSFTQKEDQQIKENWERLAKQLNYKGHIFEFLGYDKDGLKCTNNTKLSVKVRNVLTWPTLCFGLNNRYAKLIKERISFICHPYYREIKDQDLEEIDIRYDNNETMLEISEALKIPPRYLERIKSKERKTVAVAGSIEGAHKLQILKFLYESIVENPKRNTFCTNNFNWKIFRKKCRENSITPPNFLTTARYYGNLFFQADRRIFNFLEPQPTLHKKVLYFHEALARYLAKNGKGRKMEAPQLKYSILFTVVFEDYNKDGTWDPPTEMEKYSSQVDLKKVRKRVECVNERTKRAREVRRISVLTPKRFKLREVNESMNSNDVLEISSIHNESSSNALGLLDRTNDVMTDLDLSITNTSSQILGNETILARGGGALDPTDEASLNETSTSQIPQTEKNPIELDLSQDIWSQIVNWA; this comes from the exons ATGTCATCTAATTCGAGAAATTCCACGCAGCGAGAGTTAGTTTGCCT CTCAAGCTCGGATAGTgagaatgaagaagaagaagaagaagaagaaattcaACCGGGGCCGGCAGATTCATCGGAAAGTGAAAA cCCTTCGAGTAGCTCCGACAGTTCAAGTTCAGATAGCGACAGCGATAGTGACGCAGCTCCCAAAAA aaatatcatAGCTCCACGTCGTCGCGGAGTATTACTCCAACACCACCTGAATGTCTTACCAGAAACTCGTCGTTTAATTATCTGTTCTGGacaaaaaatcgacgaaaatttCTTCTCATTCACACAAAAAGAAGACCAgcaaatcaaagaaaattggGAAAGGCTCGCCAAGCAGCTGAATTACAAGGGacacattttcgaatttctaggATATGATAAAGATGGATTGAAATGTACGAATAATACTAAATTATCAGTGAAAGTTAGAAATGTTCTGACGTGGCCTACACTATGCTTCGGATTGAATAATCGTTACGCAAAATTGATTAAGGAGCGAATTTCCTTCATTTGCCATCCATATTATCGAGAAATCAAGGATCaagatttggaagaaattgaTATACGCTATGACAATAACGAAACAATGCTGGAAATCTCAGAAGCTCTTAAAATTCCGCCACGATATCTTGAGAGAATAAAGTCCAAGGAGAGAAAAACCGTAGCGGTTGCTGGATCCATCGAGGGAGCAcataaacttcaaattttgaaatttctctatGAATCCATCGTGGAGAATCCGAAAAGAAACACGTTTTgtacaaataatttcaattggaaaatatttagaaagaa atgccGAGAAAACTCAATCACTCCTCCGAATTTCTTGACAACTGCGCGATACTACggaaatctgttttttcaagCCGATagaagaattttcaattttttggagccTCAGCCAACGCTTCACAAGAAAGTTCTGTATTTTCATGAAGCTCTCGCAAGATACTTGGCGAAAAATGGCAAAGGAAGGAAAATGGAG GCTCCACAACTCAAGTACTCCATCTTGTTCACAGTAGTTTTCGAGGATTATAACAAAGACGGTACATGGGATCCGCCGACAGAAATGGAGAAATATTCAAGCCAAGTTGAtctcaaaaaagttcgaaaacgCGTGGAATGCGTAAATGAGCGCACAAAACGGGCAAGAGAAGTACGAAGAATTTCCGTTTTGACACCGAAGAGGTTTAAATTGAGAGAAGTGAATGAGTCAATGAATTCGAATGATGTGCTTGAG atCTCCTCAATTCACAATGAATCGTCAAGCAACGCGCTGGGACTCTTGGACAGGACAAATGACGTCATGACTGATCTCGATCTTTCCATCACCAACACATCATCTCAAATTCTCGGAAACGAGACTATTCTAGCACGAGGAGGAGGCGCTCTGGATCCAACTGACGAAGCATCACTCAACGAGACCAGCACGTCACAAATCCCTCAGACGGAGAAAAATCCAATAGAGCTGGACTTGTCACAGGATATCTGGTCGCAAATCGTGAACTGGGcctaa